The following are encoded in a window of Bacillus xiapuensis genomic DNA:
- the pyc gene encoding pyruvate carboxylase, whose translation MRQISKVLVANRGEIAIRVFRACTELNIRTVAIYSKEDSGSYHRYKADEAYLVGEGKKPIDAYLDIEGIIEIAKQSEVDAIHPGYGFLSENIDFARRCEEEGIIFVGPHSKHLDMFGDKVKARTQAQLADIPVIPGTDGPVSDLEEVVEFGKKHGFPIIIKAALGGGGRGMRIVKSVDEVKEAFERAKSEAKAAFGSSEVYVEKFVQNPKHIEVQILGDHEGNIIHLYERDCSVQRRHQKVVEVAPCVSISEDLRNRICEAAVKLMQNVQYINAGTVEFLVAGDEFYFIEVNPRVQVEHTITEMVTGIDIVQSQILIAEGHSLHSEKVGIPAQEDIYVHGYAIQSRVTTEDPLNGFMPDTGKIMAYRSGGGFGVRLDAGNGFQGAVITPYYDSLLVKVSTWALSFEQAASKMVRNLQEFRIRGIKTNIPFLENVMRHPNFVTGKYDTSFIDSTPELFIFSKRKDRGTKMLNYIGNVTINGFPGIGKKKKPVFEKPVVPKLKFSEPIKPGTKQILDEQGANGLVDWVKSRKEVLLTDTTFRDAHQSLLATRVRTNDLTHIAEPTAKLLPELFSMEMWGGATFDVSYRFLKEDPWKRLIALREQIPNVLFQMLLRASNAVGYKNYPDNVIREFVQKSAEAGIDVFRIFDSLNWIKGMEVAIDAVRQAGKIAEGTICYTGDIDDPHRTKYDVQYYKQMAKELENQGAHILGIKDMAGLLKPQAAYRLISELKETIDIPIHLHSHDTSGNGIYMYAKAIEAGVDIVDVAVSTMAGLTSQPSADTLCYALKGTDREPSVHIEGLEQLSHYWEGVRKYYQEFESGMMSPHTEIYKHEMPGGQYSNLQQQAKAVGLGDRWEEVKDMYSRVNLMFGDIVKVTPSSKVVGDMALFMVQNDLSEEDVLTKGDKIDFPDSVIEFFEGFLGQPYGGFPKELQKVILKGKEPITVRPGELLKEVDFKALRDELFNELGRQVTSHDVIAYALYPKVFLDYNRTIEQFGDVSKLDTPTFLYGMRLGEEIEVEIEKGKTLIVKLVSIGQPQADGTRVVYFELNGQPREVVIKDESIKSAVASKVKADPKNESHIAATMPGTVIKVIAEKGEKVNRGDHLMITEAMKMETTVQAPFSGVVKNIYVQNGEAISTGDLLIELEK comes from the coding sequence ATGAGACAAATCAGTAAAGTGCTGGTTGCGAACAGGGGAGAAATTGCTATCCGTGTGTTTCGTGCCTGTACGGAGTTAAATATCCGCACTGTGGCTATTTATTCAAAAGAGGATTCAGGCTCCTATCATCGCTACAAAGCTGATGAAGCCTATCTTGTAGGAGAAGGAAAAAAACCAATTGATGCTTATTTAGATATTGAAGGAATCATAGAAATTGCTAAGCAATCAGAGGTAGATGCGATTCACCCGGGCTATGGTTTTTTGTCAGAAAATATCGACTTCGCCAGACGGTGTGAAGAGGAGGGCATCATTTTTGTCGGCCCTCATTCTAAACATCTGGATATGTTTGGTGATAAAGTAAAAGCCCGAACGCAAGCTCAACTGGCGGACATCCCGGTCATCCCGGGTACAGACGGCCCGGTATCCGACCTTGAGGAAGTCGTTGAGTTCGGCAAGAAGCACGGGTTCCCTATTATCATTAAAGCAGCATTGGGCGGCGGCGGCCGCGGCATGCGCATTGTCAAAAGTGTGGATGAAGTGAAGGAAGCCTTCGAGCGTGCGAAGTCCGAAGCCAAAGCGGCTTTCGGAAGCAGCGAAGTATATGTTGAGAAATTTGTTCAGAATCCTAAGCATATTGAAGTGCAAATATTAGGCGATCATGAGGGCAATATCATTCACTTATATGAACGGGACTGCTCGGTGCAGCGCCGCCATCAAAAGGTCGTTGAAGTGGCTCCATGCGTATCGATATCAGAAGATTTGCGCAACAGGATTTGTGAAGCGGCCGTTAAGTTGATGCAGAATGTCCAATATATTAATGCGGGTACGGTTGAGTTTCTTGTAGCCGGCGATGAATTTTACTTTATTGAAGTCAACCCGCGAGTGCAAGTGGAGCATACCATTACTGAAATGGTAACCGGAATTGATATTGTTCAATCGCAAATTCTTATTGCTGAAGGACACTCCCTGCACAGTGAAAAAGTGGGCATCCCAGCCCAAGAGGACATATATGTCCACGGTTATGCGATTCAATCACGGGTAACGACAGAAGATCCGTTAAACGGATTCATGCCTGATACCGGAAAAATTATGGCGTACCGCTCCGGAGGCGGCTTCGGAGTTCGCTTAGACGCCGGAAACGGCTTCCAGGGGGCGGTGATCACTCCGTATTACGATTCCCTGCTCGTCAAGGTTTCTACTTGGGCGCTTTCGTTTGAGCAAGCGGCATCGAAAATGGTCCGCAACCTGCAAGAATTTCGGATTCGCGGCATTAAAACCAACATTCCATTTCTTGAAAATGTCATGCGTCACCCTAATTTCGTCACAGGCAAATATGATACTTCTTTCATTGACTCTACGCCAGAATTATTTATCTTTTCTAAAAGAAAAGACCGCGGGACAAAAATGCTGAATTATATTGGCAATGTGACCATCAATGGCTTCCCGGGAATCGGAAAGAAGAAAAAGCCGGTCTTTGAAAAACCCGTTGTACCAAAACTGAAATTTTCCGAGCCCATAAAGCCGGGAACGAAGCAAATTCTTGATGAGCAAGGTGCGAATGGTTTAGTTGATTGGGTTAAATCAAGGAAAGAAGTGCTGTTAACCGATACGACATTCCGCGATGCGCATCAGTCCTTGCTGGCGACGCGCGTGCGCACGAATGATTTAACCCATATTGCGGAGCCAACAGCTAAATTGCTTCCGGAATTATTTTCCATGGAGATGTGGGGAGGAGCTACATTCGATGTTTCTTACCGCTTCTTAAAGGAAGATCCATGGAAGCGTCTGATCGCTTTAAGAGAACAAATACCAAACGTGCTGTTTCAAATGCTTCTGCGCGCTTCAAATGCGGTTGGCTACAAAAACTATCCGGATAATGTGATTCGGGAGTTTGTGCAAAAATCGGCGGAAGCAGGAATTGATGTATTCCGAATTTTTGATAGTTTGAACTGGATTAAAGGAATGGAAGTGGCGATTGATGCGGTTCGTCAAGCCGGAAAGATTGCGGAAGGAACGATTTGTTACACAGGGGATATTGATGATCCTCACCGCACGAAGTACGATGTTCAATACTATAAGCAGATGGCGAAAGAGCTGGAAAACCAAGGAGCGCATATTCTTGGCATTAAGGATATGGCCGGTCTGTTAAAGCCGCAAGCGGCATACCGCTTGATTTCTGAACTGAAAGAAACGATTGATATTCCAATTCACCTTCATTCTCACGATACGAGCGGAAACGGTATTTATATGTACGCCAAGGCCATTGAAGCAGGCGTGGACATCGTGGACGTAGCGGTCAGTACGATGGCCGGCTTAACATCACAGCCGAGCGCAGACACATTATGCTATGCCTTAAAGGGCACGGACAGAGAGCCATCCGTTCATATTGAGGGGCTGGAGCAATTGTCCCATTATTGGGAAGGAGTCCGCAAATATTATCAAGAATTTGAAAGCGGTATGATGTCGCCTCACACAGAAATTTATAAGCATGAAATGCCTGGAGGCCAATACAGCAATTTGCAGCAGCAGGCCAAGGCTGTCGGATTAGGAGATCGCTGGGAAGAAGTAAAGGATATGTACAGTCGAGTAAACCTGATGTTCGGCGATATCGTGAAAGTAACGCCTTCATCGAAAGTGGTTGGAGATATGGCGCTGTTCATGGTACAAAACGACTTATCAGAAGAAGATGTCTTAACAAAAGGAGATAAGATTGACTTTCCGGACTCCGTGATTGAATTTTTTGAGGGCTTCCTCGGCCAGCCGTACGGAGGATTTCCTAAAGAGCTGCAAAAAGTAATCTTAAAGGGGAAAGAACCCATTACTGTGCGCCCAGGCGAGCTGCTGAAAGAGGTCGATTTTAAGGCGCTGCGCGATGAATTGTTTAACGAATTAGGACGTCAGGTGACCAGCCATGATGTGATAGCCTATGCGCTATATCCGAAGGTCTTCTTAGATTATAATCGGACCATTGAACAGTTCGGAGATGTGTCCAAGCTTGATACGCCAACATTCCTCTATGGAATGAGACTGGGTGAAGAAATAGAAGTGGAGATTGAAAAGGGGAAAACATTAATTGTTAAGCTGGTTTCGATCGGCCAGCCGCAAGCGGACGGCACCCGCGTCGTTTACTTCGAACTGAACGGGCAGCCGCGGGAAGTAGTCATCAAAGATGAAAGCATTAAATCAGCTGTCGCATCAAAGGTGAAAGCAGATCCTAAAAACGAAAGTCATATTGCCGCTACAATGCCTGGAACGGTGATCAAGGTAATTGCAGAAAAAGGCGAGAAGGTTAATCGTGGTGACCATTTAATGATCACAGAAGCGATGAAGATGGAAACAACCGTGCAAGCTCCGTTTTCAGGGGTCGTCAAGAACATTTATGTGCAAAATGGAGAAGCCATTTCTACAGGGGATTTATTAATAGAACTGGAGAAATAA
- the cyoE gene encoding heme o synthase, with the protein MRGGEKLSRAATTMGKTGLPETTAIKDFMALIKIGIVNSNIITIFTGMWLAFVLNGLHFLQHLDIMFYTLLGSSLIIAGSAALNNYIDRDIDPLMERTKGRPTVTGRISYPKVLATGLLFIIIGAGLLFLTTAAAGIIGLIGVFSYVVLYSMWSKRKHVSNTIVGSISGAVPPLIGWAAVDPDLSRMAWMLFLIMFIWQPPHFYALAMKRCEEYRAASIPMLPVVKGFATTKRHMMIWVMALLPLPFFMTALGTPFVVLATILNVGWLALGFSGYRMKDDLKWAKWMFVYSLQYLTIMFVAMVIFTVV; encoded by the coding sequence ATGAGAGGGGGGGAGAAGTTGTCACGTGCCGCAACTACAATGGGGAAAACAGGACTTCCAGAGACCACTGCCATAAAGGATTTTATGGCATTAATTAAAATAGGAATTGTGAATTCCAATATCATCACTATTTTTACCGGGATGTGGCTGGCTTTTGTTTTAAATGGTCTGCACTTTCTGCAGCACCTTGATATCATGTTTTATACTTTGCTCGGATCCTCACTGATTATTGCAGGGTCTGCTGCCTTGAATAACTATATTGACAGGGATATTGATCCGCTGATGGAGAGAACGAAAGGCCGCCCGACAGTAACAGGAAGAATCAGCTATCCGAAAGTGCTGGCGACAGGTCTTTTATTTATTATAATTGGCGCGGGTCTGCTGTTTTTAACTACTGCTGCAGCAGGCATCATTGGCTTGATTGGCGTGTTTAGCTATGTTGTTCTTTATTCCATGTGGTCCAAGCGAAAACACGTCAGCAACACGATTGTAGGAAGCATTTCCGGCGCTGTGCCGCCGCTTATTGGCTGGGCAGCTGTCGATCCGGATCTCAGCAGAATGGCATGGATGCTTTTTTTGATCATGTTCATTTGGCAGCCGCCGCATTTCTATGCGCTGGCGATGAAGCGCTGCGAGGAATACCGGGCGGCAAGCATACCTATGCTGCCTGTAGTGAAAGGGTTTGCAACAACAAAACGGCATATGATGATATGGGTGATGGCGTTGCTTCCGCTGCCTTTTTTTATGACAGCCTTAGGCACACCTTTTGTCGTGCTTGCTACAATTTTAAATGTTGGCTGGCTTGCTCTTGGATTTTCCGGGTATAGGATGAAGGATGATCTGAAATGGGCAAAATGGATGTTTGTTTATTCTTTGCAATATTTGACGATTATGTTTGTAGCGATGGTGATCTTCACTGTCGTTTAA
- a CDS encoding DUF420 domain-containing protein, with amino-acid sequence MSLPILPTISTSFIVLSAIFVAIGWAQIKQRKIEQHKKTMLTAAVFAICFFIIYVSRTVFVGNTAFGGPDEIKIYYTAFLIFHITLATTGAVFGIVTILSGLKNNLIRHKKIGPITSVIWFFTAITGVAVYILLYVLYKGGETTSVIKAILGF; translated from the coding sequence ATGTCACTACCAATTTTGCCAACAATCAGTACATCTTTTATTGTGTTAAGCGCGATTTTTGTAGCGATAGGCTGGGCGCAAATTAAACAAAGAAAGATCGAACAGCATAAGAAAACGATGCTGACCGCCGCCGTATTTGCTATATGCTTTTTCATTATTTATGTAAGCCGCACTGTATTTGTGGGGAACACTGCTTTTGGCGGGCCGGATGAAATCAAGATCTATTATACAGCCTTTTTAATTTTTCATATTACGCTGGCGACAACTGGGGCTGTGTTTGGGATTGTTACGATCTTATCAGGATTGAAAAACAATTTAATCAGACATAAAAAAATCGGCCCTATTACGAGTGTTATTTGGTTTTTTACGGCCATCACGGGAGTGGCTGTCTATATTCTCCTATACGTTTTATATAAAGGCGGAGAAACCACATCTGTCATTAAAGCGATATTAGGGTTTTAA
- the ctaF gene encoding cytochrome c oxidase subunit IVB: MVKHNQSSSSNPRVDYEYRRKKNAEEMRMQVVSFTLMIFFTVVAFVTVAAGFSKWFVIPFILLLACVQVAFQLYYFMHMKHKGHEAPSLFLWSGIVVAFVTVLAFMTVVWI, encoded by the coding sequence ATGGTGAAGCACAATCAATCAAGCTCGAGCAACCCAAGAGTCGATTACGAATACCGGCGCAAAAAGAATGCTGAAGAAATGAGAATGCAAGTCGTTTCTTTTACTTTGATGATTTTCTTTACAGTGGTGGCTTTTGTTACTGTAGCGGCAGGATTCTCTAAATGGTTTGTCATCCCTTTTATTCTTTTGCTGGCATGTGTTCAAGTAGCTTTTCAATTATACTACTTTATGCACATGAAGCATAAAGGGCATGAAGCACCGTCGCTGTTCCTATGGTCAGGTATAGTAGTAGCCTTTGTCACTGTATTAGCGTTTATGACAGTCGTTTGGATTTAA
- a CDS encoding COX15/CtaA family protein yields the protein MQRSLKWLAVLTTLGMLFVLLGGALVTKTGSELGCGRDWPLCHGQFIPDDITAETVIELAHRLVSGVVGILVLALAVASWRIIGHKRETKFLAFLSFFFLFAQALIGAAAVMWGQSDFVLALHFGISLISFSAVLLLTLLIFEVDQKFDASSLKIGKRMKRHTIGVTLYSYLVVYTGALVRHTNASLTCPDWPLCLNSSPGLPLNTYQWIQMGHRFAAGLIFVWIAYITWLAFKHYKGQRVIYWGWFIAFGLVLLQVAAGALVIYTQLNLYIALAHALFISCLFGLLCYFILLISRSTTK from the coding sequence ATGCAACGCTCATTAAAATGGCTGGCAGTATTGACAACACTTGGCATGCTGTTCGTATTGCTTGGCGGAGCGCTCGTTACAAAAACCGGTTCTGAGCTCGGCTGCGGCAGAGACTGGCCGCTTTGCCACGGTCAATTCATTCCGGATGACATAACGGCAGAAACGGTGATTGAATTAGCTCATAGGCTTGTTTCCGGAGTTGTCGGCATCCTAGTTCTGGCACTGGCCGTTGCTTCTTGGCGGATAATCGGCCACAAAAGAGAGACGAAATTCTTAGCGTTCTTATCTTTTTTCTTTTTATTTGCGCAAGCGTTAATCGGAGCTGCCGCAGTTATGTGGGGGCAATCAGACTTTGTGCTCGCGCTTCATTTCGGAATTTCGCTCATTTCATTTTCTGCTGTATTGCTGCTCACTTTGCTCATTTTTGAAGTGGACCAAAAGTTTGATGCTTCATCTCTCAAGATCGGCAAGCGCATGAAAAGGCATACAATCGGTGTGACATTATACAGTTATTTAGTCGTTTATACCGGCGCTCTTGTTCGGCATACGAATGCCAGTCTCACTTGCCCGGATTGGCCGCTTTGCTTGAATAGCAGTCCGGGACTTCCGCTTAATACATATCAATGGATACAGATGGGGCACCGCTTCGCTGCTGGCTTGATTTTTGTCTGGATCGCCTACATTACTTGGCTGGCCTTTAAGCATTATAAAGGCCAGCGGGTGATATACTGGGGATGGTTCATTGCTTTCGGTCTTGTCCTTCTTCAAGTGGCTGCTGGCGCTCTTGTGATTTATACACAACTTAATCTATATATTGCTCTTGCGCATGCCTTGTTTATTTCTTGTCTGTTCGGATTGCTGTGTTATTTTATTCTATTAATCTCTAGAAGCACGACAAAGTAA
- the ctaD gene encoding cytochrome c oxidase subunit I — protein MSTIAQKKGFAGTIWDYLTTVDHKKIAILYLIAGGIFFLMGGVEAMLIRIQLAVPNNDFVSAGLFNEILTMHGTTMIFLAAMPLLFAFMNAVMPLQIGARDVAFPFLNALGFWLFFFGGLFLNLSWFLGGAPDAGWTSYASLSLASEGHGIDFYLLGLQVSGFGTLIGGINFLVTIINMRAPGMTYMRMPLFTWTTFVASALILFAFPPLTIGIFMLMFDRLFGANFFDVAAGGNTIIWEHFFWIFGHPEVYILILPAFGIFSEIFATFSRKRLFGYSSMVFATVLIGFLGFMVWAHHMFTTGMGPVANAIFAVATMAIAVPTGIKIFNWLLTIWGGSIQFTTPMLYAVAFIPSFVAGGVTGVMQAAAPADYQYHDTYFIVAHFHYVIVGGVVLGILAATHFYWPKMFGTMLNETLGKITFVTFVLGFHLTFFVQHFLGLMGMPRRVWTFLPGQGLDTGNLVSSIGAACMAFGVIVLLLNIVITTVKNEKVGNDPWGDGRTLEWAIASPPPFYNFKQLPLVRGLDTYWIEKMEGKKGLTPAEPLGDIHMPNPSIAPFIISFGLFVASFGAMYQIDDKPWAIPVLIGGLAITFITMLIRSIKDDHGFHIHKEDLIEEKDKGVKA, from the coding sequence TTGAGTACCATTGCACAAAAAAAAGGTTTCGCGGGAACTATTTGGGACTATTTAACGACAGTTGACCATAAGAAAATTGCGATCCTTTACCTAATTGCAGGCGGAATTTTCTTCCTCATGGGCGGTGTTGAGGCCATGTTGATTCGAATTCAGCTTGCAGTACCGAACAATGATTTTGTCAGTGCCGGACTATTTAACGAGATCCTTACCATGCACGGCACCACGATGATATTCTTAGCAGCGATGCCGTTGCTGTTTGCTTTCATGAACGCGGTCATGCCGCTTCAAATCGGTGCCCGTGATGTGGCTTTTCCGTTCTTAAATGCATTAGGTTTTTGGCTGTTCTTTTTCGGCGGATTATTTTTAAACTTATCTTGGTTCCTTGGCGGAGCCCCTGATGCGGGATGGACTTCTTACGCTTCCCTGTCACTGGCGTCTGAAGGCCACGGAATTGATTTCTATCTTCTTGGTCTGCAAGTATCCGGATTCGGTACGCTGATCGGGGGAATTAACTTCCTCGTTACGATTATTAACATGCGCGCTCCAGGTATGACCTATATGAGAATGCCGTTATTCACATGGACAACTTTTGTGGCGTCTGCCTTAATTTTATTCGCATTTCCGCCGCTGACCATCGGTATTTTCATGCTGATGTTTGACCGTTTATTCGGCGCAAACTTTTTTGATGTCGCTGCTGGCGGAAACACGATTATCTGGGAGCATTTCTTCTGGATCTTTGGTCACCCGGAAGTGTACATTCTAATATTGCCGGCGTTCGGTATTTTCTCTGAGATTTTTGCAACGTTTTCCAGAAAACGATTGTTCGGATATTCTTCAATGGTATTTGCCACTGTGCTGATCGGTTTCCTAGGCTTCATGGTTTGGGCTCACCACATGTTTACTACCGGTATGGGTCCGGTTGCCAACGCGATCTTTGCGGTTGCAACAATGGCCATTGCGGTGCCAACAGGAATTAAAATCTTTAACTGGCTGCTGACGATCTGGGGAGGAAGCATTCAGTTTACAACGCCGATGCTGTATGCTGTTGCCTTTATCCCTTCGTTCGTTGCTGGTGGGGTAACAGGTGTCATGCAGGCCGCAGCTCCGGCGGATTACCAGTATCATGATACGTATTTTATCGTGGCTCACTTCCACTATGTAATTGTCGGTGGGGTCGTGTTAGGTATTTTAGCCGCAACCCATTTCTATTGGCCGAAAATGTTTGGAACGATGCTGAATGAGACATTGGGCAAAATCACGTTCGTCACATTCGTTTTAGGGTTCCATTTAACCTTCTTCGTACAGCATTTTCTTGGATTGATGGGAATGCCTCGCCGCGTGTGGACATTCCTTCCTGGCCAAGGTTTGGATACGGGAAACTTAGTCAGCTCGATCGGCGCTGCCTGTATGGCATTTGGCGTCATTGTCCTATTGCTGAACATTGTCATTACGACCGTGAAGAACGAAAAAGTTGGAAACGATCCGTGGGGAGATGGACGTACGCTTGAATGGGCTATCGCTTCACCGCCTCCATTCTATAATTTTAAGCAATTACCGCTCGTTCGCGGGTTAGACACGTATTGGATTGAAAAGATGGAAGGCAAAAAAGGCTTAACGCCGGCTGAACCGCTTGGGGACATTCATATGCCAAATCCATCGATTGCCCCATTTATCATTTCTTTCGGATTATTTGTTGCTTCTTTCGGAGCTATGTATCAAATTGATGATAAGCCGTGGGCTATTCCGGTATTAATTGGGGGATTGGCGATTACATTCATCACGATGCTAATCCGTTCTATTAAGGATGATCATGGCTTCCATATCCATAAAGAGGATTTAATTGAGGAGAAAGATAAGGGGGTTAAGGCATAA
- the ctaG gene encoding cytochrome c oxidase assembly factor CtaG, which yields MPIGIFGFQALWSPLFILLLTFLTVLYFFITVKWRKDFKESEPLTKRQAFLFIAAMLVLYAVKGAPIDLMGHIMFTYHMVQMAVLYLVVPPLLIKGIPWWVWKAVIQLPVIRPVFQLLTKPLIALVLFNGLFSIYHIPLVFDYIKMSETLHGLYTFMLFIFAIFMWWPLVNEMPRGKQLSGLKKVGYIFADGILLTPACALIIFATSPVYATYSDASMWLQAMELCVPTNTLQSLSLSGPELFSDMPILEDQQLGGVLMKIIQEIVYGVILAQVFFEWYRKERKDDETITQEALAKHQANLIK from the coding sequence ATGCCAATCGGTATATTTGGATTTCAAGCATTATGGAGTCCGTTATTTATTTTGCTCTTGACCTTTTTAACGGTTTTGTATTTTTTCATTACTGTAAAATGGCGGAAGGATTTTAAAGAGAGTGAACCGTTAACAAAGCGGCAAGCATTTCTATTTATCGCGGCGATGCTTGTATTGTATGCGGTTAAAGGCGCTCCAATTGACTTGATGGGACATATTATGTTCACTTATCATATGGTGCAGATGGCTGTTCTTTATTTAGTTGTGCCGCCGCTGCTGATTAAAGGGATTCCTTGGTGGGTTTGGAAAGCAGTGATTCAGCTTCCGGTGATTCGGCCGGTCTTTCAGCTTCTTACTAAGCCGCTGATTGCCCTCGTACTGTTTAATGGACTGTTTTCGATTTACCACATTCCTTTAGTGTTTGATTATATTAAAATGAGCGAAACGCTTCATGGCTTATACACATTTATGCTGTTTATTTTTGCAATTTTCATGTGGTGGCCACTAGTGAATGAGATGCCAAGAGGAAAGCAATTAAGCGGTCTCAAAAAGGTCGGCTATATTTTTGCTGACGGGATTTTGCTTACTCCTGCCTGCGCACTTATCATCTTCGCGACTTCTCCTGTGTATGCCACTTACAGTGACGCCAGCATGTGGCTGCAGGCTATGGAACTCTGTGTTCCGACGAATACTTTACAAAGCTTAAGTTTAAGCGGTCCTGAACTTTTTTCTGATATGCCGATCTTGGAGGATCAGCAGCTCGGCGGAGTGCTGATGAAAATCATTCAAGAAATTGTATATGGTGTGATATTGGCGCAGGTCTTTTTTGAATGGTACCGAAAAGAGCGCAAGGATGACGAGACGATTACTCAGGAAGCACTGGCTAAACATCAGGCCAACTTGATTAAATAA
- the coxB gene encoding cytochrome c oxidase subunit II, translating into MKDRLTKWRLLSVFVVLTLVLSGCGEPFLSALVPGGEVAQKQFDLMILSTVIMVLVIVAVFVIFVIALFRFRRKKGEENKIPKQVEGSHLLEIVWTVIPIILLLILAVPTVKATFDLADVKEMDEKNKDGKRDALVVNVRANLYWWEFEYPDQKVITGQDLVVPTDQKVYFNLKASDVKHSFWIPAAGGKMDTNVDNVNKFWLTFDSEKAAEAENVFYGKCAELCGPSHALMDFKVKAIPQDEFQQWMSDMKTAKEEKPTDPTAAQGQQIFEKNCLSCHAVTPQDSRPEQARTAPNLANFGERTRVAGILDHNEEELKNWIRDPEKYKPGNKMTGTYKNMSEEELDQLAAYLMSLKVQD; encoded by the coding sequence ATGAAAGATAGGCTAACTAAATGGCGTCTGCTTTCTGTGTTTGTGGTGTTGACGCTGGTTCTGTCTGGCTGTGGTGAACCGTTTCTTTCCGCGCTGGTACCCGGCGGAGAAGTTGCTCAAAAGCAATTTGACTTAATGATTTTGAGTACGGTTATCATGGTGCTAGTTATTGTAGCAGTTTTCGTTATCTTTGTTATTGCTCTTTTCCGCTTCCGCCGCAAAAAAGGCGAGGAAAACAAAATTCCAAAGCAAGTAGAAGGAAGTCACTTGCTGGAGATTGTCTGGACTGTTATTCCAATTATCCTTCTTTTAATTCTAGCCGTGCCGACCGTTAAAGCAACATTTGATTTGGCGGATGTGAAAGAAATGGATGAAAAGAACAAGGACGGCAAGCGTGACGCGCTAGTCGTGAATGTGAGAGCCAATCTTTACTGGTGGGAGTTTGAATACCCAGACCAAAAAGTCATCACGGGTCAAGACCTCGTCGTTCCAACAGATCAAAAAGTATACTTTAATTTGAAGGCTTCGGATGTTAAGCATTCATTCTGGATTCCTGCAGCTGGAGGAAAGATGGATACGAATGTGGATAACGTCAACAAGTTCTGGCTGACATTTGACAGTGAGAAAGCCGCGGAAGCTGAAAATGTCTTCTATGGAAAATGTGCGGAGCTTTGCGGCCCTTCCCATGCGCTGATGGATTTTAAAGTAAAGGCGATTCCTCAGGATGAATTCCAGCAATGGATGAGTGACATGAAAACAGCTAAAGAGGAAAAACCAACGGACCCGACAGCTGCTCAAGGGCAGCAGATTTTTGAAAAGAACTGCTTGAGCTGTCACGCTGTCACGCCTCAAGACAGCCGTCCTGAACAAGCTAGAACGGCTCCTAACTTAGCCAACTTTGGCGAGCGAACTCGAGTGGCCGGAATTCTGGATCACAATGAAGAAGAACTGAAAAATTGGATTCGCGATCCAGAGAAATACAAGCCGGGCAATAAAATGACTGGCACGTATAAAAACATGTCTGAAGAAGAACTGGATCAATTAGCAGCATACTTAATGAGCTTAAAAGTTCAAGACTAA
- a CDS encoding cytochrome (ubi)quinol oxidase subunit III, translated as MQANEKFTPQTWPEAPEKATLEGKNKFLGFWFFLGGETVLFASLFATYIALKDKVPSPDHALAKDLFQLPLVFVMTMLLLTSSLTSVYAMYHMKNYNFKRMQAWLLFTVILGLGFLGCEIYEFVHYYKEYNHTFTSSAFGSAFYTLVGFHGAHVIFGLSWIITLMVRNAGRGLNLYNAPKFYLASLYWHFIDVVWVFIFTVVYLMGMVG; from the coding sequence ATGCAAGCGAATGAAAAGTTCACGCCCCAAACTTGGCCCGAAGCGCCTGAGAAAGCGACCCTTGAAGGGAAAAATAAATTCTTAGGCTTCTGGTTCTTTCTGGGAGGAGAGACCGTTTTATTCGCCTCTCTCTTTGCCACTTACATCGCGCTGAAGGATAAGGTGCCAAGTCCGGATCACGCATTGGCAAAAGACTTATTCCAGCTTCCGTTAGTGTTTGTGATGACGATGCTGCTTTTAACGAGTTCATTGACAAGCGTCTATGCTATGTATCATATGAAAAACTATAATTTCAAGCGGATGCAGGCTTGGCTGCTGTTTACGGTGATCCTTGGTTTAGGATTCCTTGGCTGTGAAATTTACGAGTTTGTTCATTACTATAAAGAATACAATCACACATTTACGAGCAGTGCATTTGGATCAGCATTCTACACATTAGTCGGATTCCATGGTGCCCACGTCATTTTTGGGCTATCGTGGATCATCACGTTGATGGTTCGTAACGCAGGTCGAGGATTAAACCTTTACAACGCGCCTAAATTTTATTTGGCAAGCCTTTACTGGCACTTTATCGACGTTGTATGGGTATTCATCTTTACTGTAGTATACTTAATGGGAATGGTGGGATAA